A single region of the Anticarsia gemmatalis isolate Benzon Research Colony breed Stoneville strain chromosome 19, ilAntGemm2 primary, whole genome shotgun sequence genome encodes:
- the LOC142981164 gene encoding uncharacterized protein LOC142981164, whose protein sequence is MVSRTVLCWLIAGLVVGQAWGNPVAYQPEGLPLTLVSDLTSRLAAHPSRLTQDSRLQLPGPPDLETIKKVAQILVMLGQQVIPAIIGEPLASPAPGEPIPAVEEIPNDPVALDKQLVS, encoded by the exons ATGGTGTCTAGGACAGTGCTCTGTTGGCTCATCGCCGGGCTAGTTGTGGGACAAGCTTGGGGCAACCCCGTG GCGTACCAACCAGAAGGTCTCCCCTTAACCCTGGTATCAGACCTGACCTCGCGTCTCGCGGCTCACCCATCACGTCTGACGCAGGACTCTCGGCTGCAGCTCCCCGGCCCGCCAGACCTCGAGACCATCAAGAAAGTCGCCCAGATCCTCGTCATGCTTGGACAACAG GTGATTCCAGCAATCATAGGCGAGCCACTAGCATCACCAGCTCCAGGAGAACCAATACCAGCGGTAGAAGAGATCCCCAACGACCCCGTAGCCCTCGACAAACAACTTGTTTCATAA